One genomic segment of Cottoperca gobio chromosome 21, fCotGob3.1, whole genome shotgun sequence includes these proteins:
- the LOC115026522 gene encoding sacsin-like, translating into MHFLVCKGPALYAYNNAAFDKEDWEGIQKAGRSDKRNDPNKVGRFGIGFNSVYHITDVPSIFSAGHLGMMDPQEKIFGQRNGGFRWSLDDADHQEALTKMHDQFHPFRDIVSLVSGQEWSKVIIEDQHFDGTIFRFPFRKEKSDISDNLYDSDKGVELFDSFIADADLSLLFLKNVTSVALIHIDIHGIVNTRLEVKSSIPTDVVLESEDKSMIEGSTRFKLITLKSEDLKETKWLVTTCTMKEGNVEILDSLSEKLKFFPQVDLAFPCGEKRDSSESRLSCFLPLPNNESNKTGLPVYINACFGLTDNRRHIKWQEEDQKHDEHAVWNELLMKEVLPQAYLVIIQDAIKLAQQSILPVSSVYDLWPDIAQVKHRDKWDILRRIGVNFISKDDKLCLLEYVLSDGKYRELEGLQLLPLNDGSFRCFTNREEDTALIDSKEFPKVLLPCCKHLFIKEDLSPACRTHLKELARKRLETDEEGACYLGRQQQSTSTFRLAPRILEIS; encoded by the exons ATGCATTTTTTGGTTTGCAAAGGTCCTGCTCTCTACGCCTACAACAATGCAGCGTTCGATAAGGAAGACTGGGAAGGAATTCAGAAGGCAGGGAGGAGTGACAAGCGCAATGACCCAAACAAAGTTGGGAGGTTTGGAATCGGCTTCAACTCTGTTTACCACATAACAG ATGTGCCAAGTATATTCAGCGCAGGGCACCTTGGCATGATGGACCCCCAAGAAAAAATATTCGGACAAAGAAATGGAGGTTTTCGGTGGTCTTTGGATGATGCAGATCACCAAGAAGCTCTCACGAAAATGCACGATCAGTTCCATCCCTTTCGAGATATAGTTTCACTTGTAAGCGGACAAGAATGGTCAAAAGTCATCATTGAGGATCAACACTTTGACGGGACAATTTTCAGATTTCCCTTTCGCAAAGAAAAATCAGATATTTCAGATAATCTATATGACTCTGACAAGGGAGTTGAGCTTTTTGATAGCTTCATTGCGGATGCAGACTTAAGCCTTCTGTTCCTGAAAAATGTGACCTCTGTGGCCTTGATACATATCGACATACATGGCATTGTTAACACCAGACTTGAAGTGAAATCCTCAATCCCCACAGATGTTGTTCTGGAGTCAGAAGACAAGTCAATGATTGAGGGTTCAACAAGGTTCAAATTGATAACCCTCAAATCAGAAGACCTCAAAGAAACAAAGTGGCTTGTGACAACATGTACCATGAAAGAAGGCAATGTAGAAATTCTTGATTCACTTTCAGAAAAGTTAAAGTTTTTCCCTCAAGTTGACTTAGCATTCCCTTGTGGTGAGAAGAGAGACAGTAGTGAGAGTAGACTGAGCTGCTTTCTCCCCCTACCAAACAATGAATCCAACAAGACAGGACTGCCAGTTTATATCAACGCGTGCTTTGGCCTCACAGACAACAGAAGACACATCAAATGGCAAGAGGAAGACCAGAAACATGACGAACATGCTGTGTGGAATGAATTGCTGATGAAGGAAGTGCTACCGCAGGCATACCTCGTGATCATTCAAGATGCTATCAAACTTGCCCAACAAtctattctgcctgtctcttcCGTGTACGATCTGTGGCCAGATATCGCCCAGGTAAAGCACAGAGACAAATG GGACATCCTCCGCAGGATTGGCGTGAACTTCATCTCTAAAGATGACAAACTCTGCCTTCTGGAGTACGTTTTGAGTGATGGAAAATACAGAGAACTCGAGGGTCTTCAGCTGCTTCCACTCAACGACGGCTCTTTCAGATGTTTcacaaacagagaggaggacactgCTTTGATTGACAGCAAGGAATTTCCaaa AGTCTTGCTACCATGCTGCAAACACCTCTTCATCAAAGAGGATCTCAGTCCAGCCTGCCGTACCCACCTGAAAGAACTGGCCAGAAAAA GACTGGAAACAGACGAGGAAGGGGCCTGTTACCTGGGACGTCAGCAGCAGTCAACATCCACCTTTAGACTGGCTCCAAGAATTCTGGAAATTTCTTAA